One Halomicrobium salinisoli genomic region harbors:
- a CDS encoding DUF7692 domain-containing protein produces MAADDVPSSVRVRTGGENAYRFDAIESASEFYDTNRSDVIAYACDDIVRLADAIEDVLEEIDSIQERRAVAERVDRAVNFDVLVDTRIRIGSE; encoded by the coding sequence ATGGCAGCCGACGACGTGCCCAGCTCGGTGCGAGTTCGGACCGGCGGCGAGAACGCTTACCGCTTCGACGCCATCGAGAGCGCCAGCGAGTTCTACGACACCAACCGATCGGACGTGATCGCGTACGCCTGCGACGACATCGTCCGTCTCGCCGACGCGATCGAGGACGTCCTCGAGGAGATCGACTCCATCCAGGAGCGCCGCGCGGTCGCCGAGCGAGTAGACCGAGCAGTGAACTTCGACGTCTTGGTTGATACAAGGATTAGAATTGGTTCTGAGTAG
- a CDS encoding ArdC-like ssDNA-binding domain-containing protein, with translation MSTISDSSVSFEQTDTRSEEMHSTIEQWIDELVAGVNDAQASDEFQEWLDVQSRFHDYSYRNTLLIKRQCPEASRVAGYRTWQEEFDRHVQEGESAIWIWAPTITKQCPECENSPSYHDQSDCEYDETPPEEWSKGLVGFKPAPVFDIAQTEGESLPELDREATGDSDDLVPQLTDAADELDVTVRVVPQEEWTHGAAKGVCEQLSLIDAQPIVEVRDRANEADLARTLIHEYAHALLHFDVDDTERSKREVEAEAVAYVVGRYCGLDTSGSAFYLAAWESDDPAVVRDRLDRISRTARELIEVLEDRDSTLRT, from the coding sequence ATGTCCACGATCAGTGACTCATCGGTCTCCTTCGAGCAGACCGACACGCGATCCGAAGAGATGCACAGCACCATCGAACAGTGGATCGACGAGCTCGTCGCCGGCGTTAACGATGCACAGGCTAGCGACGAGTTCCAGGAGTGGCTCGACGTCCAGAGTCGATTCCACGACTACTCCTATCGGAACACGCTCCTGATCAAGCGCCAGTGTCCCGAGGCGAGCCGGGTTGCGGGCTACCGTACGTGGCAGGAGGAGTTCGATCGCCACGTCCAGGAAGGCGAGTCGGCCATCTGGATCTGGGCGCCGACCATCACCAAGCAGTGCCCGGAGTGCGAGAACTCGCCGAGCTACCACGACCAGAGTGACTGTGAGTACGACGAGACACCGCCCGAAGAGTGGTCGAAGGGCTTGGTCGGGTTCAAACCCGCGCCGGTGTTCGATATCGCCCAGACCGAGGGCGAATCACTCCCGGAGCTCGACCGGGAAGCGACCGGTGATTCCGACGATCTCGTCCCACAGCTGACTGACGCCGCTGACGAGCTGGACGTGACCGTTCGCGTTGTCCCCCAGGAGGAATGGACTCACGGCGCCGCCAAGGGCGTCTGTGAGCAGCTCAGTCTCATCGACGCCCAGCCAATCGTGGAAGTCCGCGACCGAGCGAACGAGGCCGACCTCGCCCGGACGCTCATCCACGAATACGCACACGCCCTGTTGCACTTTGACGTCGACGACACCGAGCGATCGAAACGCGAGGTCGAGGCTGAAGCCGTCGCATACGTCGTTGGCCGGTACTGCGGGCTCGACACTAGCGGATCGGCGTTTTACCTGGCCGCGTGGGAATCGGACGATCCGGCGGTCGTTCGTGATCGACTCGATCGGATCAGCCGGACCGCCCGAGAACTCATCGAGGTTCTGGAGGATAGAGACAGTACGCTCAGGACTTAA
- a CDS encoding type IV secretory system conjugative DNA transfer family protein, producing MASEAERDSDSVYYDEEVLLLEVLWKWLRYAAIACVPPLLIDRDAPIVRRLYRWRYVYASFLVLTITLFGPAVLAGNVEFLLLAPVLHMAVAGLLIVVAITGSVPGVAYPIVSDGTVVLLHGLLLGGVAAGEWVRRRHPDRIGLESPEFHRDDDEFVVPMATVDETSAEAPAVPRMDQSLSTAFIGETGSGKTSAMQLFAEQYPNNEGVAVFVHDYGNDFQTFYADKLTQTSEDDTNGQLETPDDQSGTPDKEDQSGEVLRIAARDSDVVWNLFQDVEREQDLREVASAVFGEPEGNDPFHNPAQQVFEACLTFLYRKATAQDRLDKLGHDDVVRFVNQEMDEMYGALQSYDDLQGAAAHIDPDSGRGAPTVYSTLHEHVRDVFVGDFAEYGQFSIREYLADPQDVLVVDSSSGDLDTCGPMFRLLLDWAIKRAMTSSTEANFILDEIDRLPRLHQLPELAARGRSEGARALIGVQTVGQLEYRYGGASSGVLGNCPQGVYFAPGDSETTEYILDEIGDRRDDVASKSVSRSKRDENPEFTSPRQSRSRTVRQTDRSPIPSGQLKQFTAGECVVKSSGHWWIGQIERLEDVDQRL from the coding sequence ATGGCGAGTGAAGCCGAGCGAGACTCCGACTCGGTGTACTACGACGAAGAGGTCCTCCTGCTCGAGGTACTCTGGAAGTGGCTTCGCTACGCTGCCATTGCGTGCGTTCCCCCACTGCTCATCGATCGAGATGCACCTATCGTCCGACGATTGTACCGGTGGCGGTACGTGTACGCGTCGTTTCTCGTCCTGACCATCACCCTGTTCGGGCCGGCGGTGCTGGCAGGCAACGTCGAGTTTCTTCTCCTTGCGCCGGTACTCCACATGGCTGTCGCTGGACTCCTGATCGTCGTGGCGATCACCGGCTCGGTACCGGGCGTCGCATATCCCATCGTCAGCGACGGGACCGTTGTCCTGCTTCACGGCCTCCTGCTCGGCGGCGTGGCTGCTGGCGAGTGGGTCCGACGACGCCATCCTGATCGAATTGGGCTCGAGAGCCCAGAATTCCACCGGGACGACGACGAGTTCGTCGTCCCGATGGCGACCGTCGACGAGACCAGTGCCGAGGCGCCGGCGGTCCCACGGATGGATCAGTCCCTGTCGACGGCCTTCATCGGGGAGACCGGTTCGGGGAAGACCTCGGCCATGCAACTCTTCGCCGAGCAATATCCCAACAACGAGGGCGTCGCGGTCTTCGTTCACGACTACGGCAACGACTTCCAGACGTTCTACGCCGACAAACTCACACAAACCAGCGAAGACGACACGAACGGTCAGTTGGAGACGCCAGACGACCAGTCGGGAACGCCCGACAAGGAAGATCAGTCGGGCGAAGTGCTCCGGATTGCAGCGAGAGACAGCGACGTCGTCTGGAACCTCTTTCAGGACGTCGAGCGCGAGCAGGACCTGCGCGAGGTTGCCAGCGCAGTGTTCGGTGAGCCGGAGGGCAACGATCCTTTCCACAACCCGGCACAGCAGGTCTTCGAGGCCTGCCTGACCTTTCTCTACCGCAAGGCGACGGCGCAGGACAGACTCGACAAGCTCGGCCACGACGACGTCGTCCGATTCGTCAATCAAGAGATGGACGAGATGTACGGGGCACTGCAGTCGTACGACGATTTACAGGGCGCAGCCGCGCACATCGACCCCGACAGCGGCCGCGGGGCGCCGACAGTGTACTCGACACTCCACGAGCACGTCCGGGACGTCTTCGTCGGAGACTTCGCAGAATACGGGCAGTTCTCGATCAGGGAGTACCTCGCCGATCCGCAGGATGTCCTCGTCGTCGACTCCTCGAGCGGCGACCTCGATACCTGTGGTCCGATGTTCCGGTTGTTACTGGACTGGGCAATCAAGCGAGCGATGACGTCGTCGACGGAGGCGAACTTCATTCTCGACGAAATCGACCGCCTCCCGCGACTCCACCAACTCCCGGAACTCGCGGCCCGGGGCCGCTCCGAGGGCGCCCGGGCGCTGATCGGCGTCCAGACCGTCGGGCAACTGGAGTATCGCTATGGTGGAGCCTCGTCGGGCGTCCTCGGCAACTGTCCGCAGGGCGTCTACTTCGCACCAGGTGACAGCGAGACGACGGAGTACATCCTCGACGAAATCGGCGATCGCCGCGACGACGTCGCCTCGAAGTCGGTGTCGCGGTCGAAGCGCGACGAAAATCCCGAGTTCACTAGTCCGAGGCAATCCCGCTCTCGGACAGTCCGGCAGACGGATCGCTCGCCGATTCCGTCCGGTCAGTTGAAGCAGTTCACCGCCGGCGAGTGTGTCGTGAAGTCGTCGGGACACTGGTGGATCGGGCAAATCGAACGACTCGAAGACGTGGATCAGCGCCTCTGA
- a CDS encoding transcription initiation factor IIB gives MAYSDTYSNGFDESTGQTITADTCPECGGRLRTVSGETRCTECGLIVEGGRLDRRGSPTHPNKDGADRRTGQPRTTTRHDRGLSTRIGRGVDAKGNALSEEKRRRLGRLRREHKRARYESKADRNLAHGLTEIARMRSALGLSRSVREQASSLFRTAQSEDLLLGRSIEAVAAGSLYAVCRLTDATRTLDEVSAVASVTRDRVQNGYDALNRELELPVPPQEPTEFVAGLASTLELSSPVEREARKLATRAAEEGIITGLHPAGFAAACLGVVATDRDEAVTQRRLADVAGVTPNTIRKHRDRIRDECRVTI, from the coding sequence ATGGCTTACAGTGATACCTACAGCAACGGCTTCGACGAATCGACCGGCCAGACGATCACTGCGGACACCTGCCCTGAGTGCGGCGGTCGCTTGAGGACCGTCAGTGGTGAGACGCGCTGTACCGAGTGCGGACTCATCGTCGAGGGTGGCCGCCTCGACCGGCGTGGCTCACCGACGCATCCCAATAAGGACGGCGCCGATAGGCGAACTGGTCAGCCTCGAACTACCACCCGTCACGATCGGGGGCTCTCGACGCGGATCGGCCGGGGCGTCGACGCCAAGGGGAACGCACTCTCGGAGGAGAAGCGACGCCGGCTGGGTCGCCTGCGACGCGAACACAAGCGCGCTCGCTACGAATCGAAGGCCGACCGCAACCTTGCGCATGGCCTGACGGAGATTGCCCGAATGCGAAGCGCCCTCGGACTGTCCCGGAGCGTTCGTGAACAGGCGTCGTCGCTCTTCCGGACAGCCCAGTCAGAGGACCTTCTCTTGGGTCGGTCGATCGAAGCAGTCGCGGCGGGCAGCCTCTACGCGGTGTGTCGACTCACCGACGCCACCAGAACCCTCGACGAGGTCAGTGCTGTCGCCAGTGTGACTCGCGACCGCGTCCAGAACGGCTACGACGCGCTCAACCGGGAACTGGAACTCCCCGTCCCACCACAGGAACCGACGGAGTTTGTCGCCGGTCTGGCGTCGACGCTCGAACTTTCCTCACCAGTCGAACGAGAAGCACGCAAGCTGGCCACTCGAGCTGCCGAGGAGGGGATCATTACTGGGCTCCATCCAGCTGGCTTCGCGGCGGCCTGCCTTGGCGTCGTCGCCACCGACAGGGATGAGGCAGTTACCCAGCGGAGGCTCGCCGACGTCGCCGGCGTCACGCCGAATACGATTCGGAAGCACCGAGATCGGATTCGAGACGAGTGTAGGGTGACTATCTGA
- a CDS encoding type II toxin-antitoxin system HicB family antitoxin, which produces MSAGKEIRLTNDGDTDLWTAVDVETGVASQGETREAALENLDEAVEGYKGAGRPPTEEELQELGIDPDENDCSGELPDVLQ; this is translated from the coding sequence ATGAGCGCCGGGAAGGAAATTCGATTAACAAACGACGGGGATACAGACCTCTGGACGGCGGTGGACGTCGAAACAGGCGTCGCCAGCCAGGGAGAGACCCGTGAAGCAGCCCTCGAAAACCTCGACGAGGCGGTTGAGGGCTACAAGGGTGCAGGTCGACCGCCTACCGAGGAAGAACTTCAGGAGCTCGGCATCGATCCCGACGAGAACGACTGCTCGGGCGAACTTCCTGACGTCCTCCAGTAA
- a CDS encoding ATP-dependent helicase → MAGLPLTADEFIAQLEGVNREKFDDPEWSFNNAQERAIRHGDGPLHVTAGPGSGKTEVLVCRALKLLLVDEVQPQSILLTTFTEKAAQNLEERIVDRLSRLGYQDAIDANEIRIGTLHSLSRDIMQEYRYEDYANVELLDEDAQQLFMYDNCEFVSVLREDGNADEWETVSEEEIDDVWRFFGELRGWRENFPPNKWEATELAAKLFNRVSQYRADTAALRTADEPAWRVCAEGLDRYRETLRDNSRCDFARLLERFIEFVDSEAGRRFVEGEPDRDRPPLEHVLVDEYQDTNPLQQELYFRLVEELDSPNITVVGDDDQALYRFRGGTVECLIQFPERSRQRFDTPVEEVQLRTNYRSTDDVVSWCNRYVGDYPLMQEPGARAPGKEPMLVDRTDTDDQTSVRALLAQDTDTAAERAAELVDQLHDEGYIEDYSQVAFLFKSTKESDEWAGQYVEALRERDIPVHNPRNKAFLERPEIQFALGSVIRVIDPDFEGASVPWVSLQGGVEDQVHEWADQFDEYVEEYEAWALEEFVQQKQRELEQAADGESLGYTILELLYQVLSFDPFYEWIEGAERPDRGQRLGRLTNLFDAFLSVTGPGYLEKSGNASAVSTSFLGSFYWTFCGYLQSQDFDEPEDPHDQLPAGFVQVMTTHQAKGLEFPVVFVDDLDTDPWTSGTYWLEEQLEPYADIQPIGDVDSRAERDEIRRFYVSYSRAEENLFLLGREGKTSDLSLGYDASGEALDETWFSGDRSVETPEDFLESTEGDVGPLDEVDLKRRYSITGDVLSYRRCKRQYGYYNELGFTPNHVTQLFFGRVVHETLDRAHRHYAGDFEDVEGGERPSSNELREYFDEVAEALKARNIYPMSKEAEETAFEYIEDFNEEEGDWLYPRVVDTEHPLQSDHEDFVLEGVVDVLTSDDDGDEIWDYKAGQRPDGNDDLEDYEAQLYTYAELYRYQNDEYPDRGVIYFLGEDQRDDAVFEVDFRDEDIEGSIEEFEETVGQIKDDREDGDWFDISENDRPSEGTCAECDVRWSCPARPEYSLEKDE, encoded by the coding sequence ATGGCTGGGCTGCCGCTCACGGCAGACGAATTCATCGCGCAACTGGAAGGGGTGAACCGAGAGAAATTCGACGACCCGGAGTGGTCGTTTAACAACGCCCAGGAACGAGCGATCCGCCACGGCGACGGACCACTCCACGTGACGGCTGGTCCCGGAAGCGGGAAGACCGAGGTGCTGGTCTGTCGCGCACTCAAGTTGCTGCTCGTCGACGAGGTACAGCCCCAGAGCATCCTGCTAACGACGTTCACGGAGAAGGCGGCCCAGAACCTCGAAGAGCGTATCGTCGACCGTCTTTCGAGGCTGGGATACCAGGATGCAATCGACGCGAACGAGATCCGGATCGGGACGCTCCACTCGCTGTCGAGGGACATCATGCAGGAGTACCGGTACGAGGACTACGCGAACGTCGAGCTCCTCGACGAGGACGCTCAGCAACTCTTTATGTACGACAACTGCGAGTTCGTGTCGGTCCTCCGCGAGGACGGGAACGCGGACGAGTGGGAGACGGTATCGGAGGAAGAGATCGATGATGTGTGGCGATTTTTCGGCGAGCTACGGGGATGGCGGGAGAATTTTCCACCCAACAAGTGGGAGGCGACGGAACTGGCTGCGAAACTATTCAACCGGGTTTCGCAGTACCGCGCAGACACGGCGGCGTTGCGTACTGCGGATGAACCGGCCTGGCGCGTCTGTGCCGAAGGACTCGACCGATACCGGGAAACGCTGCGGGACAACAGCAGGTGCGACTTCGCCAGGCTCCTCGAGCGATTCATCGAGTTCGTCGACAGCGAGGCCGGGCGACGTTTCGTCGAGGGCGAACCGGACCGCGATCGACCGCCGCTCGAGCACGTCCTCGTCGACGAGTACCAGGACACGAACCCGCTCCAGCAGGAGTTGTACTTCCGGCTCGTCGAGGAACTCGACAGTCCGAACATCACGGTCGTGGGCGACGACGACCAGGCGCTGTACCGGTTCCGAGGCGGCACCGTCGAGTGTCTCATTCAGTTCCCCGAGCGGAGTCGCCAGCGGTTCGATACGCCGGTCGAAGAAGTCCAGTTGCGGACGAACTACCGGTCGACGGACGACGTCGTCTCGTGGTGCAACCGGTACGTCGGCGACTACCCGCTGATGCAGGAACCGGGCGCTCGAGCCCCCGGCAAAGAACCGATGCTCGTCGATCGCACCGACACTGACGATCAGACCAGCGTCCGGGCACTCCTCGCCCAGGATACTGACACGGCTGCCGAGCGAGCTGCTGAACTGGTCGACCAGCTCCACGACGAGGGCTACATCGAGGACTACAGCCAGGTTGCGTTCCTGTTCAAGAGCACCAAGGAGAGCGACGAGTGGGCGGGTCAATACGTCGAGGCGCTGCGGGAGCGCGACATCCCTGTCCACAACCCACGCAACAAGGCGTTCCTCGAGCGCCCGGAGATCCAGTTCGCCCTCGGGTCCGTCATCCGCGTCATCGATCCCGACTTCGAGGGGGCGTCGGTTCCGTGGGTCAGCCTGCAGGGCGGCGTCGAGGACCAGGTCCACGAATGGGCAGACCAGTTCGACGAGTACGTAGAGGAGTACGAGGCGTGGGCACTGGAGGAGTTCGTCCAGCAAAAACAACGGGAGTTGGAGCAGGCAGCAGACGGCGAGTCGCTCGGGTACACGATACTCGAACTCCTCTACCAGGTCCTGTCGTTCGACCCGTTCTACGAGTGGATCGAGGGAGCAGAGCGGCCTGATCGCGGCCAGCGACTCGGCCGCCTCACGAACCTCTTCGACGCGTTCCTGAGCGTGACCGGCCCTGGGTATCTGGAGAAATCGGGGAACGCGAGCGCCGTGTCGACGAGCTTCCTCGGCTCCTTCTACTGGACGTTCTGTGGCTACCTGCAGTCACAGGACTTCGACGAGCCGGAAGACCCACACGACCAGCTGCCGGCCGGGTTCGTTCAGGTGATGACGACCCATCAGGCGAAGGGGCTCGAATTCCCGGTCGTGTTCGTCGACGACCTCGACACCGACCCCTGGACGAGTGGGACGTACTGGCTCGAGGAGCAGTTGGAACCCTACGCCGACATCCAGCCGATCGGTGACGTCGATAGCCGTGCGGAGCGGGACGAAATACGCCGGTTCTACGTCTCGTACTCCCGCGCCGAGGAGAACCTCTTCCTGCTCGGGAGGGAAGGCAAGACGAGCGACCTGTCGCTGGGGTACGACGCCAGCGGCGAGGCACTCGATGAAACCTGGTTCTCGGGCGATCGGTCAGTCGAGACGCCCGAAGACTTCCTCGAGAGCACCGAGGGTGATGTCGGCCCCCTCGACGAGGTTGATCTCAAGCGCCGGTACAGCATCACCGGGGACGTGCTGTCCTACCGACGCTGCAAGCGCCAGTACGGGTACTACAATGAACTGGGCTTCACGCCGAACCACGTCACGCAGCTGTTCTTCGGGCGAGTCGTCCACGAAACCCTCGACAGGGCACACCGCCACTACGCAGGCGACTTCGAGGACGTGGAGGGCGGTGAGCGGCCGTCGAGCAATGAGTTGCGGGAGTACTTCGACGAAGTGGCCGAGGCGCTGAAGGCCAGGAACATCTACCCGATGAGCAAGGAGGCCGAGGAGACGGCCTTCGAGTACATTGAGGACTTCAACGAGGAAGAGGGCGACTGGCTGTATCCGCGCGTCGTGGACACCGAGCACCCCCTCCAGAGCGACCACGAGGACTTCGTACTCGAGGGCGTCGTCGACGTCCTCACGAGCGACGACGATGGTGACGAGATCTGGGACTACAAGGCCGGCCAGCGTCCCGACGGCAACGACGACCTCGAGGACTACGAGGCCCAGCTGTATACATACGCCGAGCTCTACCGGTACCAGAATGACGAGTACCCAGACCGGGGTGTGATCTACTTCCTTGGCGAAGACCAGCGAGACGACGCTGTATTCGAAGTCGACTTCCGAGACGAGGACATCGAGGGTTCGATAGAGGAATTCGAGGAGACAGTCGGCCAGATCAAAGACGATCGTGAAGACGGTGACTGGTTCGACATCTCGGAGAACGACCGCCCATCAGAAGGGACGTGTGCCGAGTGCGACGTCCGCTGGAGTTGCCCAGCCCGCCCCGAATACTCACTGGAGAAGGACGAATAA
- a CDS encoding AbrB/MazE/SpoVT family DNA-binding domain-containing protein, translating to MATKQTETTELTDADALSWDVFESVTVQEQSGSYMVSIPKNTARDLGISKGDSVLFVGEEGDRTLIVGRADSVING from the coding sequence ATGGCCACGAAACAGACGGAGACGACCGAACTGACGGATGCCGATGCGCTTTCCTGGGACGTCTTTGAGAGCGTCACGGTCCAAGAGCAGAGCGGGTCGTACATGGTCTCGATCCCGAAGAACACTGCCCGAGACCTCGGGATCTCGAAAGGTGACTCGGTTCTGTTCGTCGGCGAGGAGGGCGATCGCACCCTGATAGTGGGACGGGCTGACAGCGTGATCAACGGCTGA